A genomic window from Brassica oleracea var. oleracea cultivar TO1000 chromosome C8, BOL, whole genome shotgun sequence includes:
- the LOC106308938 gene encoding uncharacterized protein At4g02000-like gives MVCYLRKSVSLHLLLSTRLRRKLVPGSLQTTQFRMHHKTIISSPLTLSRDRFQFIFEREEDLLTVLKDRPWSYNHWTMVLERWNPNPPKDFLTSFEVWIHIRNIPVIYYTTDTMYELASKIGKVEEIAYDPKVSHKTEYVRAKITFNTESPALDAKNLIIPSDETVMIHYEYEKVHKKMLPLPQAHA, from the coding sequence ATGGTCTGTTATTTGAGAAAATCCGTCTCTCTCCATCTGCTATTGTCAACAAGGCTGAGGAGGAAGCTTGTTCCTGGTTCACTGCAAACCACTCAGTTCAGAATGCACCACAAAACCATCATTTCGAGTCCCCTCACCCTATCCAGAGACAGGTTCCAGTTCATCTTCGAGAGGGAGGAGGATCTACTGACAGTGCTGAAGGACAGACCATGGTCATACAACCACTGGACCATGGTGTTAGAGCGTTGGAATCCGAATCCCCCAAAGGATTTCTTAACAAGTTTCGAAGTTTGGATACACATACGCAATATACCGGTCATCTACTACACCACTGATACCATGTATGAGCTGGCATCCAAGATTGGTAAGGTGGAGGAGATTGCCTACGATCCAAAAGTCTCTCATAAGACAGAGTATGTGAGAGCGAAGATAACTTTCAACACTGAGAGCCCAGCCCTGGACGCTAAGAACCTTATTATCCCTTCTGATGAAACGGTCATGATACATTATGAGTATGAAAAAGTCCACAAAAAAATGCTTCCATTGCCTCAGGCTCACGCATGA